GTTACCTTTTATGTACTACAGGAACTTGGTAGCCAGTTACCCACCTACAGCGAATCATCAGTAAGAAATaagatggttttttttttctccctttcttGATTGCTTGTCAAACTTGAGTGAAATGACTGATCGGATTTCTGAACATGCAGAGTTCCTTGGTGCCTCAAGAAGGACCTTCCATGCTCCGGAAAAGCTGAATGTAAGCAGATCAAGATCTAGATAATGGACCATGGCCCCCTGATCTTCTCCAATCCAAACACTAttcatcatatcatatatatatacttcaaTTATTTGATCTAGATCAAGATCAGATCAAGTGTTCTGTCATGGATCGTAGTTTGTGTTTGATCATTTTATTGTTCTAATTGCAAATGCAGATCATTCCTTGTTTATTAATTGTGGAGGAACCAGATTGAGGGCTGATGGGCATGATTATGAAGAGGACTTAACTACAGAGGGCAAGTCAAATTTCTTTTCCGTTTCAGAAAAATGGGCTTATAGCAGTACAGGAGTTTTTCTGGGTGATGAAAATGCCGACTACTTAGCTACAAATAAATTCGGCCTGAATGTGAGTGGTCTTGGCTATAACCAAAATGCCcgtctttctcctctctcccTCAAATATTATGGTCTCTGCCTGCGGAGCGGAAGCTACAATGTGAAGCTCCACTTTGCTGAAATTATGTACTCTAATGATCAAACTTTTAGCAGCCTGGGAAAGCGTATATTCGATATATCAATTCAAGTGAGTATTCAGCCAGTTTACAGCACTGATACAATATACAGTCTACTAGTGTGTGGATTTCATTTTTGCAGTGaacttattattttcaaaatttctcgaTTTAGCTTAGATATGAATGAAGATAGATTAAGAATTTCAGTTGTTCATCAGCAATACTACATTCTACAGGGAAAACTAGTCAAGAAGGATTTCAATATTGTGGAGGCAGCTGGGGGTGTGGGTAAGAACTTCACAGTGGAAGATAAAAATGTTTCTGTCAATGGTAGTACCCTTGAGATTCATCTATATTGGGCTGGTAAAGGAACCACAGCAGTGCCAGACAGAGGAGTTTATGGACCCCTTATTTCTGCAATCACAGTTACACCAAGCAAGTTCTTTCTTGCACTTTTTCATgatctttcccttcttttagATGTTCTATAAAATCACTTctaattgatataattatttttgttatagaCTTTAAAATTGACGAGGGAGGACTATCAGCTGGAGCACTTGCCGGCATTATAATTTCTTCATGTGCAGTACTCATCATATTGGTCGTTGTATTTCTTTGGATGAAAGGTTACATCTGTAAGAAGGAAGTCCCAGCTAATGGTAAAGTTGTTTAGTGTTAACTATACTgaaattttgtgtttctttcaGCTATAggtactaaaaaaattgaaaattttcttcttttttcccttgCTATAGAACTTTCTGGCGTAGATTTACAAACGGGTCATTTTACATTGAAACAAATTAAAGCTGCCACCAACAACTTTGAtcctaaaagtaaaataggcgaaggtggatttgggccTGTCTATAAGGTAACTGAAAGCATTTCAGTTCTTTTGTATGCGAGAAGATAATATATGTTGCAAATTTTGTTACAACCTTAAACTCTTAACTTGAGATGTTCTTCTTTGGTCAAGGGTAGGGTGTATTGTCTGATGGCGTTTTGATTGCTGTAAAGCAACTCTCCTCGAAATCGAAGCAAGGTAGCCGTGAGTTTGTCACTGAGATTGGGATGATATCTGCATTGCAACACCCAAACCTAGTTAAGCTCTTTGGCTGCTGTGTTGAGGGAAATCAATTGTTGCTAGTATATGAATACATGGAAAATAATAGTCTTGCCCGTGCGCTTTTCGGTAATAGCATGAGTGGCATCTTTGGTTTTGTGAACTGACTCTTTGAGATTGGTATGACCAACTAAATCTTGTCTCGCTTGCTTCCTTTTGTTTTACTCAAGGTCGGGAGGAACAAAGGCTTCATCTTGACTGGCGAACAAGGAAGAAGATATGCTTGGAGATAGCTAGGGGGTTAGCTTACCTTCATGAAGAATCAAGGCTGAAAATTGTTCATAGAGACATCAAGGCCACAAATGTGCTACTCGACAAAGATCTTACTGCCAAGATTTCGGACTTTGGTTTGGCTAAGCTTGATGAAGAGGAGAACACCCACATCAGCACACGAATTGCTGGAACCATgtactctttctctctctctctacctaTATATGCACACGTGCATGTTAGGAATCGTAGATTTCCACGATGAtatttgctttggacttctccaaaaggccttataccaatggagatgtattccttacttataaattcacgatattctctaaattagccaatgtgaaaCTCTCttccaaccatcctcaacgGTGCTTGCATGCATAAACTTATATAGATGTGTGTAACCCGTGAAGTTAACCTAGTTATCATTCTTAAGCATTCAAGAACTGATGGTACTAGTTTCTCAGATGATACCATTAATATTTGTActttggttttttttgtttgtcttcAGCGGTTATATGGCACCAGAGTACGCAATGAGAGGATACTTAACAGACAAGGCAGATGTTTACAGCTTTGGAGTGGTTGCTTTAGAGATAGTTAGCGGAAAAAGTAACACAAATTACAGGCCGAAGGAAGAGTTCGTCTATCTTCTTGATTGGGTATTTGCCACTCATTCTCTGATTCTTGCTTGGAAGcgatggaaaaaaaatgctgATTTTCTAATCCTTGTTCAATAGAGGGCATGAGATAAtgaatgattttgttttgtgtttggtACCTGTAGGCCTATGTACTGGAAGAACAGGGTAACCTTCTAGAACTGGTAGATCCAGACCTTGGTTCAAAGTACTCATCAGAGGAAGCAATGAGGATGCTGAACATAGCTCTGTTATGCACCAACCCATCTCCCACTCTGAGGCCAACCATGTCGTCTGTGGTGAGTATGCTTGAAGGCAACATTCCAGTCCAAGCACCCATCATCAAGCGCACTGCATCAGGCCAACATCCAAGGTTTAAAGCGTTTGAGATGCTCTCACACGAAAGCAGATCGCAGATTTCAAGCTCAGCATTTTCGGAAGAAGCTGCTGAGGCTCAGAAAAGCATGTTAATGGATGGGCCATGTACGGATTCCGCAGTATCCATTGACAGCAATGACAAGAATCTCTACCATTCTGCATCCAGTGATCCCATCCAAAATCATCGTCGTGTTGATGATCTCAAACCGTCAGATAAGTAATTCATGGAAcatcatatttatatttacttcTTTCATTGCAGGCTCTGTGTTATTTAAGTCATTTGATTCTTTGTACAAATGAAAGGAAATGCTCTCTCAAAttggttattattttttttttttttggcaacaTACTTGTGTGCATACTGCATACCATGTTGGAGCTCAGCTGTCTTTTGGCAGAACAAATGAGATGAAATGAACTGTAAacaaattgaattatattggAAAATCTGATCATTCTTACCCTTTTTAtacttcaaattaataaatatactCCCAAACTTTCGAGTTtatctaaagaaaaaataaccatagattttcaaaattcataattataccttcaaactttttttttttcctttcaataaTTCATTAGTCTAAATGCTTATAAAAGTGATACTACATAAATATAAAGTGATGCGTACCTTGTAAAGTCCAAGAAACATGAAAGTAATGTGGGTCTAGTGGGTTTGGTGGGTACATGAAACTATGTGCATGAAATTGATGGACATCTCGAACATAAGAAATGAAGTAAGACGAAGTTCAAGGCCTTGATTTTAGGTCCCATTAGGAATGAAAGACATGTTTGTATGTGTTTACATTTGTCAGGCCTTGATTTTAGGTCCCATTAGGTATGAAAGACATGTTTGTATGTGTTTACATTTGTCTAATACTCGATCTCTTtcgaacttttttttaaggtaagaTCAAGAATATTTTCTCCAAGTCATAGTGATTACTATACAAGTCATCAGGATTGGGTTTAGCTTAtgaatttgttttatatatttttaatgctTCAATTAAGAATCAAAAGATTCTTgctatgtgtgtgtatatttATAATGATTCAACCCTTTTTTCAATGATACAAAGCACTAAGAACAATGATGAAAGAAGACATGGCTGTCAAAGAGCTGAAGTTTTGTATATCAAATAATTGAAGTGTATATGAATAGTGTTTGGATTGAAGAAGATAAGGAGGAGGCCATGGTCTATGGAGTGTGATCAACAAAAGGGTAACATTATAATTGAGATTGAGAGCGACTACCCAATGCCCTTATTCCATTCTCTATGCCTACAGAAGCCCCAAATTCTGTCTCTCCATGcctacttttcttttatgtttcagCCCCTcaactattaaatattttgatttagtccctaatttttttttttttttttttataaaatgatagTGCCCATAAAATTTTCAGATTTCGGACATAAAAGTTCATATGGTagacacaaaaataaaagttcagAGATctatatattaaacattttttaaagtttagaaagTTATACTCtaaatttataacttaaatctgaatattacaaaatttaaggtaCAAAAAAAAGCGTACAATTTGAACTTAAAAGGGTAAGCACAAGAGTTTCAAATTCAGAATAATGGAACAAACTAAAGGCTGAGAAATTGCTGAAGGTGTTTAAACTGGTGCAGGACAAAGAATGATAACAACAATGACATcattgaagaaacaaaaagttgcACTCTCTCGATATCCATAAAAGTTCAGCCACTGTTGCATATGGATTATCACAGCTCATTCAGTATTTTATCTATGACTTATGAGCCAAAAGATTGAAGACAAAGCAACTCATGCATATACGACACTAACAGTAGAATTTCAGTTTCGAAAAGTAAAGGGCTTTGAACCACTTGAACATCTGTATATATGACTTAACGagggaaaattaa
This genomic window from Cucurbita pepo subsp. pepo cultivar mu-cu-16 chromosome LG01, ASM280686v2, whole genome shotgun sequence contains:
- the LOC111801416 gene encoding probable LRR receptor-like serine/threonine-protein kinase At1g53430, whose amino-acid sequence is MVFPTSIFTILGVLLLWILIFQGFGSHAQFLPEAEVKALQTISSKLKNLSWNVTRTSCIQGEGFSNGAFPGNQIMRNVSCNCTSTVCHVTIILLKGLNLTGTFPDEFGNLTHLQELDLTRNHINGQLPTSLANAPLVKLSLLGNRLNGSIPKEIGDIGTLEELVLEDNLLTGNLPPNLGNLNRLNRLLLSANNFTGRIPDSFGKLKNLVDFRIDGNGVSGKIPEFIGNWINLDRLDIQGTSMETPIPSTISQLKNLTQLRISDLKGSFTSFPNLTDLINMEELVLRNCLINGSIPQYIGEMNKLSTLDLSFNHLTGPIPATFQNLIKRKIDFMFLTNNSLSGEVPGWILRSKKNIDLSYNNFSGSTLASCQQSPVNLVASYPPTANHQVPWCLKKDLPCSGKAEYHSLFINCGGTRLRADGHDYEEDLTTEGKSNFFSVSEKWAYSSTGVFLGDENADYLATNKFGLNVSGLGYNQNARLSPLSLKYYGLCLRSGSYNVKLHFAEIMYSNDQTFSSLGKRIFDISIQGKLVKKDFNIVEAAGGVGKNFTVEDKNVSVNGSTLEIHLYWAGKGTTAVPDRGVYGPLISAITVTPNFKIDEGGLSAGALAGIIISSCAVLIILVVVFLWMKGYICKKEVPANELSGVDLQTGHFTLKQIKAATNNFDPKSKIGEGGFGPVYKGVLSDGVLIAVKQLSSKSKQGSREFVTEIGMISALQHPNLVKLFGCCVEGNQLLLVYEYMENNSLARALFGREEQRLHLDWRTRKKICLEIARGLAYLHEESRLKIVHRDIKATNVLLDKDLTAKISDFGLAKLDEEENTHISTRIAGTIGYMAPEYAMRGYLTDKADVYSFGVVALEIVSGKSNTNYRPKEEFVYLLDWAYVLEEQGNLLELVDPDLGSKYSSEEAMRMLNIALLCTNPSPTLRPTMSSVVSMLEGNIPVQAPIIKRTASGQHPRFKAFEMLSHESRSQISSSAFSEEAAEAQKSMLMDGPCTDSAVSIDSNDKNLYHSASSDPIQNHRRVDDLKPSDK